The Rhododendron vialii isolate Sample 1 chromosome 5a, ASM3025357v1 genome contains a region encoding:
- the LOC131326237 gene encoding glucuronoxylan 4-O-methyltransferase 1-like isoform X2 — translation MRPKTQLALNLKLLIICVFLAFFILFVLKSSFSSSKQNHSPISQTIFKKSSNTIKDAKLPTNCSSICTKIPPSLAKTVIHYSTSTITPQQTAKEVSVTAKVLEKKTPCNFLVFGLGHDSLMWSALNYGGHTIFLEEDGVWIEQIRRKFPMLKSYHVSYESKVSQAEILMEIGKGPECTAVGDTRYSMCQLALKSLPSEVYETKWDLIMVDAPTGYHEEAPGRMSAIYTAGMMARNREEGGETDVFVHDVNREVEDKFSRAFLCEGYMKKQQGRLRHFRIPSHRGSLDKPFCP, via the exons ATGAGGCCAAAAACCCAACTCGCTCTCAACCTTAAACTCCTCATTATATGTGTCTTCCTTGCTTTCTTCATCCTCTTTGTGCTAAAATCATCTTTCTCATCATCCAAACAGAACCATTCTCCAATCTCCCAAACCATTTTCAAAAAGTCCTCAAATACAATAAAAGATGCAAAGCTACCCACAAATTGTTCATCCATTTGCACCAAAATCCCACCCTCTTTAGCCAAAACTGTGATCCACTACTCAACCTCAACAATAACACCACAACAAACAGCCAAAGAGGTATCAGTAACAGCAAAGGTCTTGGAAAAGAAGACCCCATGTAATTTCTTAGTTTTTGGGTTGGGACATGATAGTCTGATGTGGAGTGCACTCAACTATGGTGGACATACTATTTTCTTGGAGGAAGATGGCGTGTGGATTGAGCAAATTAGGAGGAAATTTCCCATGTTAAAATCATATCATGTTAGTTATGAGAGCAAAGTTAGCCAAGCAGAAATTTTAATGGAGATTGGCAAGGGCCCTGAGTGCACAGCAGTTGGTGACACTAG GTACTCCATGTGCCAACTAGCCCTAAAGAGTTTGCCAAGTGAAGTTTATGAGACAAAGTGGGATTTAATTATGGTTGATGCTCCAACTGGGTACCATGAGGAAGCCCCCGGGAGAATGAGTGCTATATATACAGCTGGGATGATGGCAAGGAACagagaggaaggaggagaaACTGATGTGTTTGTGCATGATGTTAATAGGGAAGTGGAGGATAAGTTTTCTAGGGCTTTTCTGTGTGAAGGGTATATGAAGAAACAACAAGGAAGGTTAAGGCACTTTAGAATCCCAAGTCATAGAGGCAGTTTGGACAAGCCATTTTGCCCTTGA
- the LOC131326237 gene encoding glucuronoxylan 4-O-methyltransferase 1-like isoform X1, which produces MRPKTQLALNLKLLIICVFLAFFILFVLKSSFSSSKQNHSPISQTIFKKSSNTIKDAKLPTNCSSICTKIPPSLAKTVIHYSTSTITPQQTAKEVSVTAKVLEKKTPCNFLVFGLGHDSLMWSALNYGGHTIFLEEDGVWIEQIRRKFPMLKSYHVSYESKVSQAEILMEIGKGPECTAVGDTSSNRYSMCQLALKSLPSEVYETKWDLIMVDAPTGYHEEAPGRMSAIYTAGMMARNREEGGETDVFVHDVNREVEDKFSRAFLCEGYMKKQQGRLRHFRIPSHRGSLDKPFCP; this is translated from the exons ATGAGGCCAAAAACCCAACTCGCTCTCAACCTTAAACTCCTCATTATATGTGTCTTCCTTGCTTTCTTCATCCTCTTTGTGCTAAAATCATCTTTCTCATCATCCAAACAGAACCATTCTCCAATCTCCCAAACCATTTTCAAAAAGTCCTCAAATACAATAAAAGATGCAAAGCTACCCACAAATTGTTCATCCATTTGCACCAAAATCCCACCCTCTTTAGCCAAAACTGTGATCCACTACTCAACCTCAACAATAACACCACAACAAACAGCCAAAGAGGTATCAGTAACAGCAAAGGTCTTGGAAAAGAAGACCCCATGTAATTTCTTAGTTTTTGGGTTGGGACATGATAGTCTGATGTGGAGTGCACTCAACTATGGTGGACATACTATTTTCTTGGAGGAAGATGGCGTGTGGATTGAGCAAATTAGGAGGAAATTTCCCATGTTAAAATCATATCATGTTAGTTATGAGAGCAAAGTTAGCCAAGCAGAAATTTTAATGGAGATTGGCAAGGGCCCTGAGTGCACAGCAGTTGGTGACACTAG cTCCAACAGGTACTCCATGTGCCAACTAGCCCTAAAGAGTTTGCCAAGTGAAGTTTATGAGACAAAGTGGGATTTAATTATGGTTGATGCTCCAACTGGGTACCATGAGGAAGCCCCCGGGAGAATGAGTGCTATATATACAGCTGGGATGATGGCAAGGAACagagaggaaggaggagaaACTGATGTGTTTGTGCATGATGTTAATAGGGAAGTGGAGGATAAGTTTTCTAGGGCTTTTCTGTGTGAAGGGTATATGAAGAAACAACAAGGAAGGTTAAGGCACTTTAGAATCCCAAGTCATAGAGGCAGTTTGGACAAGCCATTTTGCCCTTGA